One segment of Metallosphaera cuprina Ar-4 DNA contains the following:
- a CDS encoding CBS domain-containing protein, which translates to MSALELMSQPGLIVSSSEKLRDVLNKMREANQWVVPVVNNKKLVGILSFKDLIRRRINLETKIINVSSPVVSLSKKDDFTKIIVKFYTTKVRAIPVVDDSKNLLGMISREQVISYLLNTNQLDSGKAREFMSSPPLSLNPEDSVAKARWNMVRDNVSRLPVLEEKKLVGIVTTRDIVNALYVPLSERKRSSILTEEERIMASPVKEIMTSPVITVNGTDSLKEVAQKLLKYKISGAPVMEGDFVAGVISGIDLIKSLQSKFQLSMPIEAKLTTGLRNKELKAQLDGVLERYMSKIERFIDVNNFRVSFKEEASSQGKPLYKVSVNVSTKIGNFIANESDRDPVAAVKRAVDTLEQRLIKKLKRIQEKKGDKEEVI; encoded by the coding sequence ATGAGCGCTTTAGAACTCATGAGCCAGCCGGGTCTGATAGTTAGCTCTAGCGAGAAGTTGAGGGACGTTCTGAACAAAATGAGAGAGGCCAATCAATGGGTCGTTCCGGTAGTTAATAACAAGAAGTTAGTCGGAATACTCAGTTTCAAGGACCTAATTAGGAGGAGAATTAATTTAGAGACAAAGATAATAAACGTTTCCTCACCTGTCGTATCTTTATCTAAAAAGGACGACTTCACTAAAATTATCGTCAAGTTCTACACAACTAAGGTTAGAGCCATACCGGTCGTAGACGATTCGAAGAACTTACTAGGTATGATATCTAGGGAACAGGTGATCTCATATCTTCTTAATACAAATCAACTAGACTCTGGGAAAGCTAGGGAATTCATGAGCTCCCCTCCACTATCCTTGAACCCTGAGGACTCAGTTGCAAAAGCTAGGTGGAACATGGTAAGAGATAACGTATCCAGGTTGCCTGTGTTAGAGGAGAAGAAACTAGTAGGGATAGTGACAACAAGGGATATAGTTAACGCCCTTTACGTTCCATTGAGCGAAAGAAAGAGGTCTTCCATATTAACGGAAGAGGAGAGAATAATGGCTAGTCCAGTGAAGGAGATCATGACGTCTCCAGTAATTACCGTAAACGGCACAGATTCTCTTAAAGAGGTTGCCCAAAAGCTCCTCAAGTACAAGATATCCGGGGCACCGGTCATGGAGGGGGATTTCGTTGCAGGCGTAATAAGTGGAATAGATCTCATAAAATCGCTTCAATCGAAGTTCCAACTGTCTATGCCTATTGAGGCTAAGTTAACTACAGGTCTAAGAAACAAAGAGCTTAAGGCGCAGCTAGACGGAGTCTTGGAGAGATACATGTCCAAAATAGAAAGGTTCATTGACGTAAATAATTTCAGGGTATCGTTCAAGGAGGAGGCTTCAAGTCAGGGCAAACCGTTATATAAGGTATCAGTAAACGTTTCAACTAAGATAGGTAACTTCATAGCTAACGAAAGCGATAGGGATCCAGTTGCAGCAGTGAAGAGGGCTGTAGATACTCTAGAGCAAAGGTTAATCAAAAAATTAAAGAGAATACAGGAGAAAAAGGGTGACAAGGAAGAGGTAATTTGA
- a CDS encoding carbon-nitrogen hydrolase family protein, producing the protein MKIAMVQPTAKQTAIQSTEKALEAGSQIILLPEKWVSTLDELPITDFQRLAVKYTAYIIPGAVEDGVSVISPIISPKGNILGLAKKVHLFGKERGRLIPGTSISFFSVNGVRIGVVICYDLDFPEIVRALFLHGVEIVMVPSKIKREWMDRWRDYVRMRAIENRIAIVNANAFQLPDYPGGSIAILPYKRGEIVDLKVVAEMGEEEGFTIADIDPMSFFHLRLERQKEVVQFSVQELNE; encoded by the coding sequence TTGAAAATAGCTATGGTGCAACCAACAGCTAAGCAGACGGCAATTCAGAGCACTGAAAAGGCTCTAGAGGCTGGATCACAAATAATTTTGCTCCCAGAAAAGTGGGTAAGCACTTTAGACGAATTGCCCATAACCGACTTTCAAAGGTTGGCAGTGAAATACACGGCTTACATAATACCGGGAGCCGTGGAGGACGGCGTTTCTGTCATATCTCCCATAATATCTCCAAAGGGGAACATCTTGGGCTTGGCGAAGAAGGTTCACCTTTTCGGTAAGGAGAGAGGCAGGTTAATACCGGGTACATCAATCTCCTTTTTCTCAGTAAACGGAGTGAGAATAGGAGTGGTAATATGCTACGACTTAGACTTCCCTGAAATAGTGAGAGCGCTCTTCTTACACGGTGTGGAGATAGTTATGGTACCTTCAAAAATTAAACGTGAGTGGATGGACAGATGGAGAGATTACGTGAGGATGAGAGCCATTGAGAACAGGATAGCAATAGTCAACGCTAATGCCTTTCAGTTACCTGACTATCCAGGTGGAAGCATTGCGATACTTCCCTACAAGAGAGGAGAGATAGTTGACCTAAAGGTTGTGGCCGAGATGGGAGAGGAAGAGGGTTTCACAATAGCCGATATCGATCCAATGTCGTTCTTTCATCTTAGGCTAGAAAGACAGAAGGAAGTAGTTCAGTTTTCTGTTCAAGAGCTGAACGAGTGA